The genomic interval ATTGGGTTCGATGCAAGTGTGATACTTGATCACTCAAATTGTACACACTCACTTGGCGTGCAGGATTAAAAGGCctctccactagagggcagtgtcGTGAACTTATCCAGTGAATTTCTGAGAACCTGCACTCCGAGCACTTTAGACCAACACTGGAAGTTTGAGGGAAGCATCTAGTGAACACGTGTGCCATGACTCTAAGGGCTTCTTACAGACAGCAGAGGTCTTTTtgttatgtttctttttttttgtggctgGTTCGaaggaagtttttttttttacctggaaGGCCATGGAGTTGGCAAAAGCAAGGAAGAGTCGAAGCGGCAGAGAAGCTTTATATGATCGATGACTCCACAGTCTGTGAGCTCCAGCTGTTACTCCCAGAGCACTCACcacaaaacacagcacagctGGAGGAACACAGAACATTTATAAACCAtaacagaaaatattttgtgGACCCCCCTCTGCACTGAGTGTGTTCAGCTGCTTTAAGACGCATCCTGAGGCAGAGAGATTAACTGCTGCAGAAACTCAGGAAATTAAAAGGAGACCAAGGTCACTGCACACATCAACCATCTCTGACCTGTAGCAGAGAAGTGTTTTACTTTGATTCTTCCCTCTAGATATTAATTAAATCAGTATTTCAAGAAAGTGAACAAGTGAACAACTAAACACTaagtttcaaaatatttttttatatgttttttatagGTTTTATTCCAAAAGCAGCCTGACTTCTGAGGTTAATCTCTGGATCCTGAGAGGACTCTGCAGTCAGTTTGGACTGGTGCATAAACACTAAAACATGAACACTGCACCCCAGTGTATATTGTGTACataccccacagcagtgtgagaGAACAAGCTGACGGGATGAGGAATATTCCATATAAAGCTCCTAAATGGAGAAGACTCATCAACACCACATTCCTCCACACGATGATCATCGGAGGCTTAGGTCCATCTTTTTCCCGATACGATTCATCAAAAATATCGTCCAGAGGAGTGGGCTCAGAATACGTATCAGCCATCTTCCTGTTCCCCATATTCCACACCTGTCAACACAACATACCTTTACAGAAGAGCTTTTtctaaagaaaacactgggtgGATGCTATggtgtcccaggtggttgctaggctgcttgtgtgtgtgcacgcatgtATGTTTTCTCTATAAAGTTGCTAGCTCCAATTTAAACTGTGTAACAGTGACATCCAGGGTGCCACTAGTTCAGTAGTCTTTaaagttaaggtggaatggtcattgtgtttaaataaataattcctaTTCTGACCACCACAgctttaatcaaatcaaatttatttataattaagcTTTAAGCTGATTGTATGTAGCTGGATATCTTACAAAATTTTCTGTTACACTTTACTGAATTACCAAATATTCCGTTCCAATTTACATGATGCACGTGCTGTTACTGGCGCATCGGGCATAGTTTAAGGTGTACCGGTGAACTCAAACCAGGAACACATTCACCCTCCAGAACCAGAATGTAACAGCtgtacagtttaaggtggagcgaaaACTGCAGGTATCCAACTTCAGCAGAAACGTGCAAAAAATCGAGGGAAAATCAGAGCTGTGAGGGTTTTACCTTGACCCGGGGCGAGGTGGGGTTGTTTGCTGAGCGCGTGGTGGAGATGGTAGTTGGAGATGATTTAAACGAAGATATCCTCGCGCTGCGCCAGGCTCTACTCTTTCCCGCGGAGTAATGTGCTGCGATGATATTTATTGCTCCGCGTCCTCCGCTCTGATAGGCTGCCGGGTTGATGCCACCACAACGGcgcgatctgattggctgaggctTATCTGCTGTTCCCCGGCCCTTCTCTTacttcaccatcatcatcataatcatcatccaGCGGGGCCGCACCTTTGGACCAACAACACACAACGTAACACAacacatacaccaacacacaacaactcacagcacacaacacaTACATTAACACACAACAACTCACGGCACACAACACACCCAAcaactcacaacacacacactaacaaataacaactcacagcacacaacacacatacacacaacaactttatttgtaataaaaattacaaattttttattatattttattatatttgttataaaaaataaaacaaaacaaatttatttgtatagtgctttttacaatgatgttgtcacaaagcaactTAACAGAATTCCGGTAagacaacacatacacacacactaccgcACAATTCACagcacaaaatacacacactaacacaacacacacactaacacaacatacagcacacaacacacacatactaacacacaacaatttacagcacacacatacataaacacacagcacacacactaacacaacccACAAtaacatacaacacacacactaacacaacccACACTAAGACACAACAATTTACATCACACAACACACTGGGGTTGCAAAATTCTGGGAATTTTCAAAGTTGGGAAATTTACCATGGGAATTAGCGGGAATTAACGGGTAATTATGGGAATTAATGGGAATTAAATGGGAATATTCAAAGTTAAAGGTGAGAAACTCACATATAGTTGgtaaaaaatatactgaagcATAATCTTGGCTAAAATAACTAGATGTGATTCCAGAGCACTTGAATAGCAAAGCTCCACAATCCCAGGCTCATTACACACTGAAGGGCTACTGAGACCACCATGCTGCACTGTTCATTCCTCCATCACAGGTACAGCATATGTTGAGATGATTTCTAGAAACCTCACACTAACCTACTGAAAGCACTCATTTGGACCAAAGCACTACCTAAAGTCAGGTAAGGTTTGATGAGGTCCAAGTTTTATTGGCAGTAATAGCATTGAAATATTTAAGCAACTGTTAAATTAATGTGTAATCTCACATTTGCTAAATCAGAAAAGCTCAATGAGCAATTACATTTAAGAGAGTAGTTTACTAAGTCTAGCAGGCTAGCAAGAGATTAGCTTACCAAGTCTAGCAAGCTAGCAAGAGGTTAGCATGCCAAGGCCAGCAAGAGGTTAAATTACCAAGGCTAGCTACCTATATTTTTGCCTCAAAGGGTTGTTGGTCTGTAAccagtaattattcattcattcaatatctgtaactgcttaggTGGCGGTGCGTCCggcgcctacctggaatcactggacacaagacaggaacacaccctggagggggctcctcacagacagtcacccggaggaaacccacgcagacacggggagaacacaccacactcctcacagacagtcacccagagcaggactcgaacccacaacctccaggaccctgaagctgtgacagagacactacctgctgcaccacctgctcacagcacacaacatacacaaacacacaacaagtcacagcacacaacacacacacaaacatacaacgACTCACAGCACACAACATACAAACGAACACACAActcacagcacacaacacacacacaaacacacaacaactcacagcacacacactaacacacaaaaactcacaacacacactaacacaactcactaacacacaacacacagtgtTACTAGTACGGTGTTAGTGTTTTTGTTAATACAGTGTTAGTGTTTTTGTTAGTACAGTGTCAGTGTTGTTATTAGTACAGTGTCAGCGTTTTTGTTATAAGTACAGTCTTAGTGTTGTTGTTAGTTGAGTGTTAGTGTTGATATTAGTACAGTGTTGTGGTTACTACAGTgtcagtgttgttgttgttgttggtatTAATACAGTgtcagtgttgttgttgttgttgttagtaCAGTGTCACCttggttgttgttgttagtACAGTttcactgtggtggtggtggttgttgtTAGTACAGTGTCACTGTGGTTGTTGTTGTACATTTTCactgtggttgttgttgttagaacagtgtcactgtggtggtggttgttgttgttagtACATTTTCACcatggttgttgttgttgttagtacagtgtaactgtggttgttgttgatagtacagtgtccctgtggttgttgctgttgttaatacagtgtctctgtggtggttgttgttgttagtACATGTTCactgtggttgttgttgttagtACAGTGTcgctgtggttgttgttgttgttagtacagtgtcactgtggttgttgttgttgttgttagtacagtgtcactgtggtggtggttgttgttagtacagtgttactgtggttgttgttgttttagtaCAGTGTCAGTGTTAGTAATAATATAGTGGTCATGCTGTTAAAGGTGTTTGAATGTAGAGTGAGAGATATTTGTTaaagtgcagcagcagcagaaatgtGAGGAATTAAACACAGACTTGAGGAAAGTCTTTATAGTGGCAGTCAGATCTAATTTTGCCCCAGGTTCCCATGAGCCACTGTTTCATGAGCTCATCTTTCAGTGGATTCTCACTTACATTTATGGGAACTGTCTAGGGCTTATTTCCCTAGGGGACAGTGAAATCCCTCTAACTTTAATCTAATTTAGTCTAATCTAACTTTGTCTAGTTTCATCtaaatcatatttattattttacatatcatcaatgttcagtgaaaacccTGTGTCTCCAtgtgtgtggatgtttagttcacggcatcatttgaacacagcagctgggttacagattcattcattcattcattcattcataatctgtaaccgcttatccaattcagggttgcggtgggtccagagcctacctggaatcattgggaaaggcgggaatacaccctggagggggcgccagtccttcacaaggcaccacacacactcacacatacggacacttttgagtcgccaatcctaccaacgtgtgtttttggactgtgggaggaaaccggagcacccggaggaaacccacacggacacggacaccaactcctcacagacagtcacccagagcgggaatcaaacccacaatctccaggtccctggagctgtgtgactgcgacactatatgctgcgccaccgtgccgcccctgtccttcacactgtgtgtaaatttaatgataaatggaccaatagaaaatttccagaattattctgaattatgaatataaaaatattatattttttattgactGAACGCTAATAAACTTTTACATTTCTTGAACATATTAAGGAAGTGAAAAAAATCTACTTTaggtctctgtttttttttttttttttttttttttttttttgaatatttttcatacacaaaagcaaatattttaaaattaagccAAAGTTCTGTTTTTTCCACAAATAATTTTCCACATAATTTATTCTGTGTTGCAACGCTCTTACACTGATGCACAATAAGTACACACAGCAACTTtgttatttgattaaaattattatttacaatctaaaccccgccccctccagggtgtgttcctgccttgtgctcaatgattccaggtaggctcttgacccaccgcgaccctgaactggatgagggttacagacaatgaaatgaTACACAAGGGAACTGTGattaacataaatataaaattcagGAAATGGTTGCAAAGAAATTGCACCGCCTGGTGTTCTCTCGTGTCATTAAAGACAGTGTTTGCATAAGAGCGTTTCAGACAAGAACCTCAGGGTTAATTAGACTGTATCGCCACCTTGCGTTAAAATGTTGtgttcactcacatttaacacgTAAAATAAAGTTATTATGAACGTATATGTTAAACATAACCTACGGTGAAAATTAAATGTCCAAGAATTAAagtacaaacaaatataaatacatacacagtTCTTATAAGAGCAACAACATTTCGGTACTGGGGTTAATATACATTATGGAtaaagtttacattttctttctgatGGTCATATATTTGGAGTGTATTATTTACTGCAATAACTTTTCTCGGGCAACTTTCCGCTATCTTTTCGAACATtgttgtgaagatttgatgacCCCAAAAGTTAAGTGGTGTCAGGTGGTGTTTAATGATTTGATGTGGATCACAAAGGCGATTTTACTAAATAATTTTGTAAGGTTCAAGGTCTGTATCTACAGTGTGCGCAGAGTGAAAATTTGATTCACTCGATATAAAGGGGGCTTCAAATGTCTTGAACATATTAAGGAAGTGAAAAAAACGTACTTTAGgtctctgggtttttttttattattatcatacaCAAAAGCAAATATTTCAAAGTTAAGCCAAAGTTCTGTTTTTTCCACAATTACTTTATTCTGTGTTGCAAAGCTCCTAGACTCCTAGACCAACTTTGCtatttgattaaaattattattaacaatcTAAACcccgcccccaccagggtgtgttcctgccttgtgcccaatgattccaggtaggctctggacccacgactggataaggtttacagacaatggatgactGAATGAATCTAGACcctagtttgtttgtttgtttgtttgtttgtttgtttttttgggggggggagTATGTAAtctatttattttcttctctggttgaacccatccatccattatccagaAGACGGAAGTTGTCTAAAACGGGCAGGTtaaatcagtggcggatgctggtctttcaaggaggggaccTCAATTTCGgcttacatcataaaatgtgtcggtttatttatacttaaattctaccctccgttccttttcaacaaaatgatctgggaccctgtcgtaccaacaatgCGTCTTTTCCAGTGaattgactagtgtcctctcaatggccagcagagctaggctgcttaaacggccttggcccatgtgaagtgtgtccgcctgtgagtgctttgtgacggtggaggggctcagcagcacccgctggtcagaaactgcgatagaagtcagaaagagtgatagaagtcagtctccaaacacaagcagcaacaaaaaaagcaccagaaatagaagctcgtttttaacaaagaaaatgccgctaagaggattaagataGTCTAGTTCAACTCAGatcagaatgaaaatgtaatgctccctcggATCTTTACATCAACGGGTCGCTGATTCGCTTTCAATCAAAaatggattcagcctcagacagatcatccaatcatcatgcagaagctgagcgtccgggccagccgaggccagcccactgccccatagacccccagagacgctgagcgtccgatgggcgggacaaagcccagcatttatccaatcactcgtctcgtttccctgcacttcgctgcttctccattgaactctgtggacgctcagcgtccgcactgtttaaatcactgtgaatctgcgcaaatgattgagaggaaagccgcgtctttaccagtgataagaattctgaactgattctgaacaaacgttgcgttgtagtgcatatttattcaatgacatgtacacacaacagtatatatttgatcacttattctttgacattttaggggaagctgagcttcccttgcagtcttagagccaTCGCCACTGATATACATATGTGGTTTGAAGAATTActgttctttttggaccgttcccaaagtaattaaaatttagaaaatatcaaaaagttccaaaatagaaccttcctcctcagggaggcgtgctcgttccggaagttaAGTTCCgaaagaccagtcgagtgaagttcaaagcaaatcaaagtatttattacaatactggatccaggagaactaatacataagaaacgcaaagTGCCCtttccacgcaaagttctgactcatcgcatctgactccacagttttataccccaaatgacgtataccctactggcaaggcgtttctggctgattaacatatattaatatgcataattagacatgttagtactcatgtttctcgcgtgcaggtttcccatgcacctgtgaccccaaaacactcatcatacCCTTTTGACACTGTAGGTTTTGTTtcccacactccttttctgtcaccaagattcagaggagtcactaatggacttaaggtcactgaggtgccctaaagttcaactcccccttttggctaacagttgtaatttatgtgtttcctaagtgcagatctgttcaatgttagaggtctaagaatttagaaaggtgctaatactgagtcaacatgccagttagtgtgcagattctaaactgtttaaatgcatgtctagatactggttaatcattcatatgagtacatataagatacaagatttcacacaattataaatgcttaattttaactaatcatttaaggatatttgtccactaacacaaagtaataaaattgtttttttacaacaggttttaattatatatttatttttgttttcatgtattaatatttttatttatacgtatttattattatttattattttatttatttattgctttcatttatttcctgattaatgtttttattatatgaTAATAAGGAGGTTGTCCATTAATGATGTCATGGAGTCTAAACATTCTTATTGGTTGACCCAATGCCATAGATCAGCTGTACATGGCTTCCTTCATCAGCTGTATTCAGCGATATAGTAATTTTTGGCCTTGATATACCCAGATATACCCAGATATACCCATTCacctttattcaaacagtaaacacatgtCTATGGATGCATGAAAATTAACACCTTTATGTTCATCTTTTTGAGTCACACCTTAAATGTTAAGGCTGAGATTCACTGGATTTCATTCGGGTTTGAAAAGTAATATAGCTATATTTACAGTCGTGTGAATCACCCCTGACCTGGCCAAACAGAGGACTGCTGAACTACTGAACTGTCCAATCATCGCCCAAGAGGTGGGCTTTAACGGAATACAGGTGGTTTTAGAAATCTCGAGATTACACTGTAGTACTTAATTTCCTCCAGGAGGGGCACAGTTCTAGAGCTGTGCTTCTCAAGTAAACCGGAGAGGTAGAAGATCACAGCGCTGTGTTAAATAAACCAGGTAAAAACTCTATTTGTTATgtctttaatgtatttaattttaaataaatacagcatttaTTTACTGTTCTTATTCCCAGTTGGTCATACGTTATCAGGTTCATTTATAGATGTTTAGTGGAGATATAAAGAGGGTGGAGTTTACTTAGTAACTCcagtgaaattaaaaaaacatgcaaCAAAATCCATAGCTGGAACATTATCTTGGGTTCTTTTGGGTGTTTAAGTTTGTTGATGAGACATATGTCTGTTTCTTAGTAATCTTGGGGTGCACGGGGAGCATTGGGTTAAAACAGAGGGTTTAGTCAGAGAAGAAATGGAGATCAAATCCAATGAAAATCAGctattgataaaaaaaaaaactaatatttaATTTCTCCACAGTGAACTCTAGTGGCCAAACGCCTGTCACTACCAAATACCTCATTTTATTAAAAGGTGGCATAATCTAATTAATCATAATGTGTCAATCTAATTTATCATTAggttataattatataaacatCAGTGTgcccagggcggcacggtggcgcagcaggtagtgtcgcagtcacacagctccagggacctgtgggcttgattcccgctccgggtgactgtctgtgaggagttggtgtgttctccccatgtccgcgtgggtttcctccgggtgctccggtttccacccacagtccaaaaacacatgttgataggtggattggtgactcaaaagtgtccgtaggtgtgagtgtgagtgaatgtgtgtgtctgtgttgccctgtgaaggaatggcgccccctccagggtgtattcctgccttgtgcccaatgattccaggtaggctctggacccatcgtgaccctgaattggataagtggttacagataatggatggatggatggatcagtGTGCCCAGTCATGTGTTTTAAACTTTGATGTATACTTTATTTAGGGGATATTTATTATCAGATGGAACTACGTAGGGACAGGTTGATCATTTGTGTTAAGTATTTATATTGAGAAAGACAAACTGTTGGACTGTTTCTGAACAAAAGCAGGCGTATTGAAGGtttcaaaaagtttcaaaacaCTGTTTGGATTTTGTAATTTTGTAGAAAGATTTTATCAGCTGGCTGCAGCAGTGTTTATGAATTTCTTTGAAAATCGTCAAATCAAGCATTATGTTTAACCCTAAATGACACAGACATAGTATTGTCCAACTGTCAGATTTAAAAGTTTCCTTTTTCATTGCAGAAATGTCCTGAAGTCCACTTTCCTGTTCTTTTTTAATCCATCCCCAGAAGCTACTGCTGACATCAGGAGAGATTAAAATGGAACCCATGGCTGAGGAATCATGTTCTAGTTCTGTCAGCCCTGAGAAAAccaaagaaaagaagagaaaccATCAGTGTTTAGTGTGTTGGAGAACTTTTATTAAACGGAGTCACCTTCAACAGCACCAGAGAACTCATACCGGAGAGAAACCATTtgagtgttcagagtgtggacagtgttttGCTCAACAAGGTCATCTCCAAGTTCACCAACGGATTCATACTGGAGAAAAACCACATGAATGTTCACACTGTGGAAAGACTTTTAGTCATAAGAGCAGTCTCCAGAGGCACCAGAGAATTCATACTGGAGAGAAGCCCTATCAGTGTTTACTTTGTCTTAAGAGTTTTGCTGCAGCAAGTCATCTCAAAGCACATCTACGAATTCATaccggagagaaaccatatcgcTGCTTAGAATGTGGGAGAAGATTTCAGCGACCGAACGTTCTGAAAATACATCAGCGTATTCAtactggagagaaaccgtacTGCTGTTCAGAGTGCGGGAAGAAATTTGCTGTCCAAAGTCATTTCCGAAATCACTGCCGTCTTCACACCGGAGAAAGGCCGTACCAGTGTACGGAGTGTGGGAAGAGGTTTATTGAAAAAGGTGCTCTGACGGTTCACTGCCgtattcacaccggagagaagccgTACCCCTGCTCCGTGTGTGGTCTGAGCTTTTCTGTCCTGAGTGGTCTCCGACAACACAAactcattcacactggagagaaaccacaTTTCTGCTCACAGTGTGGTCAGAACTTCAGACATTTGTTCACTTTAAAAACTcacaaatgcattaaaaacaaaaacacatgagAGTTCTGTGAGATCTAACACATGTTGTTTGTAGTGAAACtgacaaaactaaatattttacaAGATGTATAACATTATAAtcatctattattattattactactttaCTGTTATGTACTTCATCATATTTTCTGTATTGTTGCTCTGGTGAAATACCACTTTCTTCCATGTTAAGATTTTTCACagattctttcattcattcacctatCTTTTGTAACCAGTTGATCCTGATCAGGGTGGGGGTTGTGTGGCACCACTGTCACCTACAGTGCCACCATTTTGCCTGACAATGTCATActagtttataaaataaatacctTAATTTCTTAAAGTCCACCTATACATGCTGTTATTTATAAAGATGTTAATTTACCTTCATTATTGGGTAATATTAAGTAGCTAATGGTcgtcacagtggagcagcagggagtgtctctgtcacagctccagggtcctggaggtagtgagttcgagtcccgctccaggtgactgtctgtgaggagtgtggtgtgttctccctgtgtctgcgtgggtttcttccaggtgactatctgtgaggagtgtggtgtgttttcggCTGGTTATAAGGTgagtttataaacattttatttctggattttttgaaaatattcaaaAGTTCAGTGTAAATGATGGTCCTAAAGGATAATTATTTTCTTTAGCAGTTTTAGATAATTATTCAAAGCTTAAACCTTCAGAAGACAAATAACTCAGTCTTTATATTTTTgtccaaaataaatataagaaatataaacTAAGCCTTGagtgagagattttttttacttGCCTGAGTACGGTTAAAAACCCAATgagcatatatcagtccactggcGTAAAAagttggcacaccactgactgtagaccactcagattactgaccTGTACagtaatttataaataatagtatttataatctcctcaaacagattttatttaatttgttagTGTAAATAACGCCATATCTGCCCATAGGGCCACATTCATGGCAAGAAAGTTAGTAATGTAATTGATTTACtgaaacagttttattttaaatatgttgagGCTGCCATCTATTTAAGTTTTAAGTCATATTTGTTGCTTAAGTT from Hoplias malabaricus isolate fHopMal1 chromosome 3, fHopMal1.hap1, whole genome shotgun sequence carries:
- the LOC136692527 gene encoding zinc finger protein 558-like; translation: MEPMAEESCSSSVSPEKTKEKKRNHQCLVCWRTFIKRSHLQQHQRTHTGEKPFECSECGQCFAQQGHLQVHQRIHTGEKPHECSHCGKTFSHKSSLQRHQRIHTGEKPYQCLLCLKSFAAASHLKAHLRIHTGEKPYRCLECGRRFQRPNVLKIHQRIHTGEKPYCCSECGKKFAVQSHFRNHCRLHTGERPYQCTECGKRFIEKGALTVHCRIHTGEKPYPCSVCGLSFSVLSGLRQHKLIHTGEKPHFCSQCGQNFRHLFTLKTHKCIKNKNT